Proteins from a single region of Aerococcus viridans:
- a CDS encoding MFS transporter, whose amino-acid sequence MNEINKQANKNWLRDVALFLTSQGISLFGSSIVQYAIMWHITIETGSGVMMTLYIICAFLPTFLLSPVTGVWADRFNRKQLIMWADGGIAVATLILALLYMQGYQEIWMLLIVAAIRAFGAAVQTPAVGAILPQIVPKSELTRINGLNSSIQGILNFGSPLISAGLLAAWPLAYIFLVDVVTAGLAIVTMLFLKVRTHDKASRDQSASYTADFMLGVRYVKNHDFLRNLFIFFGIFMLLIAPASMLPTLVVTRTYGDEVWRLSAIEIAFSVGFVLGGGLISWWQGFPNRIKTMALGSFILAACTLGLGSTSNFWLYVVLMVITGIAVPLFNTPSMVLIQAHVEEAYLGRVFGVMSMINTAMMPLGMALFGPLADFMPISYILLFAGLALVILSFGFLRNKALLEAGKPIAKVK is encoded by the coding sequence ATGAATGAAATCAATAAACAGGCAAATAAAAACTGGTTAAGGGATGTCGCTTTATTCCTAACCAGTCAGGGGATTTCCCTATTCGGCTCATCCATCGTCCAGTATGCCATTATGTGGCATATTACGATTGAAACAGGGTCCGGTGTCATGATGACCTTGTATATCATCTGCGCATTTTTACCAACCTTTTTACTATCACCAGTAACAGGGGTCTGGGCTGATCGGTTTAACCGTAAGCAATTAATCATGTGGGCTGATGGTGGGATTGCGGTGGCTACGCTGATTTTAGCCTTGTTGTATATGCAGGGTTACCAAGAAATTTGGATGTTACTGATTGTGGCGGCCATTCGTGCCTTTGGGGCAGCCGTCCAAACACCGGCAGTGGGTGCTATTTTGCCACAAATCGTCCCAAAATCAGAATTAACTCGGATCAACGGCCTCAACTCCTCTATTCAAGGGATCCTAAACTTCGGGTCGCCCTTGATATCAGCGGGTTTGCTAGCAGCTTGGCCACTGGCTTATATCTTCCTAGTCGATGTGGTTACAGCAGGATTAGCGATTGTCACCATGTTATTTTTGAAAGTTCGGACCCATGACAAGGCAAGTAGGGACCAGTCAGCGTCCTATACTGCTGACTTTATGTTGGGTGTCCGCTACGTCAAAAACCATGACTTTCTAAGAAACCTATTCATCTTCTTCGGAATCTTCATGTTACTAATCGCGCCAGCCTCCATGTTACCGACTTTAGTTGTGACAAGGACATACGGAGACGAAGTGTGGCGGTTGTCAGCTATTGAAATTGCCTTCTCAGTCGGGTTCGTCTTAGGTGGCGGTTTGATTTCTTGGTGGCAAGGATTTCCCAACCGAATCAAGACCATGGCCTTGGGTTCCTTTATCTTGGCAGCCTGCACATTGGGATTAGGTTCGACCAGCAACTTCTGGTTGTATGTCGTCCTGATGGTCATTACAGGGATCGCCGTCCCTTTATTCAATACCCCATCTATGGTTTTGATTCAAGCCCATGTGGAAGAAGCCTATCTAGGTCGGGTGTTTGGTGTTATGTCTATGATCAACACCGCCATGATGCCTTTAGGAATGGCCTTATTTGGCCCCTTGGCCGACTTTATGCCCATTTCTTATATCCTATTATTTGCAGGATTGGCCTTAGTCATCCTGTCATTTGGCTTTTTGCGGAATAAAGCCTTGTTAGAAGCGGGGAAACCGATAGCTAAAGTGAAATAA
- a CDS encoding pyridoxal phosphate-dependent aminotransferase, which translates to MTINERLKQITPSEIRAFDAQVSTIPGLLNFTIGEPNFDVPEFIKDAMKEALDKNFTHYAASDGLQELRQAIANFYQRRHQLKLNWQQIMVTVGASQGFMITMMALLNPGDKVLIPSPYFPLYGYSTILSGGDSVFVDTSADGFVLTPEALDHQLQGHPEIKLLMLNYPNNPTGTTYSKDQVKGLAEVLRKYPDVYVLSDEIYGDLVYEGDHYSMVDELPDRTILLAGASKSYAMTGFRLGFLHIPADLYEELFKIFQTMVTCVSTPDQWAGVAAYNDGDQAIDDMKGEYNHRRKMIVDRMTAMGFDIPHPAGAFYVFPRIPAKYGDDDQAFALDLAEKAKVGVIPGSAFGPGGQGYFRFSYAAAYEDIAVAMDRMKAFMEAL; encoded by the coding sequence ATGACGATTAATGAGCGATTGAAGCAGATTACGCCGTCTGAGATTCGGGCTTTTGATGCGCAGGTATCGACGATTCCTGGTTTGTTGAATTTTACGATTGGGGAGCCGAATTTTGATGTGCCTGAATTTATTAAGGATGCGATGAAAGAGGCTTTGGATAAGAATTTTACCCATTATGCGGCTTCGGATGGTTTACAGGAGTTGCGACAAGCGATTGCTAATTTCTACCAACGTCGTCATCAGCTGAAGTTAAACTGGCAACAAATTATGGTGACGGTGGGGGCTAGTCAAGGTTTTATGATTACCATGATGGCCTTGTTGAATCCTGGCGATAAGGTCCTAATTCCTTCGCCATATTTCCCACTATATGGCTATTCTACTATTTTATCTGGTGGGGATTCGGTTTTTGTGGATACGTCTGCTGATGGTTTTGTCTTAACGCCTGAAGCTTTGGACCACCAGCTACAAGGTCATCCTGAGATCAAGTTGTTGATGCTGAATTACCCAAACAATCCAACTGGGACCACTTATTCTAAGGATCAGGTCAAGGGATTGGCGGAGGTCTTGCGGAAGTATCCGGATGTTTATGTCTTGTCGGATGAAATTTACGGGGATTTGGTTTATGAAGGTGACCACTATTCAATGGTTGACGAATTGCCTGACCGGACAATTTTATTGGCAGGCGCGTCTAAATCTTATGCCATGACCGGCTTTAGACTAGGCTTCTTACATATTCCAGCTGACCTATATGAAGAGTTGTTCAAGATTTTCCAAACCATGGTAACCTGCGTATCAACACCTGACCAGTGGGCTGGGGTAGCTGCTTATAACGACGGCGACCAAGCCATTGATGACATGAAGGGTGAATACAACCACCGCAGGAAGATGATTGTGGACCGGATGACAGCTATGGGATTTGATATCCCGCATCCAGCTGGCGCATTTTATGTATTCCCCCGCATTCCAGCCAAATACGGCGACGATGACCAGGCCTTTGCCCTAGATCTAGCGGAAAAAGCGAAAGTCGGTGTCATTCCTGGCTCAGCCTTTGGACCAGGCGGCCAAGGTTACTTCCGTTTCTCTTATGCCGCGGCCTACGAGGATATTGCCGTAGCCATGGACCGGATGAAAGCCTTTATGGAAGCATTATAG